The proteins below come from a single Dendropsophus ebraccatus isolate aDenEbr1 chromosome 15, aDenEbr1.pat, whole genome shotgun sequence genomic window:
- the THBD gene encoding thrombomodulin, which yields MLLFHLLWSALVSMHLVHLALLDEVPSEFVCLDNTCYSISWDAQRYSKAKKSCKIKKGQLITVKNSVQGDAIAMLMAMEQREDAKVWIGLEQPPRSKCTDLQQPLRGFTWVTGDSRTDYTNWRTIEQKCDATPLCVTVRKDGTWEETLCENKADGYVCEISYSLPCSPLLLPPSYSVTYYHLALGIGNIGNPVFPPGTIAEIATFPNITKLTCEDKRDGTVAWSMETPGAWSCLVENGGCEHDCIVVSEMAECKCPSGSELKADLRGCTKPCDPNPCSQHCIPSPDPPGFFCMCSEGYILAADSKTCEDIDDCAANPNICEHHCTNTIGGFICGCQPGFEMVEGTCEPGDTCSPECLDIDECVNPTTLCEHGCDNFPGGYSCVCDEGFVIDDKNPNKCKRFCNTSSCKADCDDNNYDRCQCPDGYIVDQSDDGENICTDVDECESDRCDWDCTNTYGSFLCTCPQGYTALGDTCLPPPEGSGGTEPPSDTAPPASSPTSRPPDIHSLQPAMLLGICIGIISMLTVLLAILCHMLRKHYIEEHALDYKCKNSEKDVVLQQVVTEPQHKH from the coding sequence ATGCTGCTCTTCCATCTCCTCTGGAGTGCTCTGGTCTCTATGCACTTGGTGCATCTGGCTTTACTGGATGAAGTCCCCTCAGAGTTTGTCTGCTTGGATAATACTTGCTATTCTATATCCTGGGATGCCCAGCGTTACTCCAAGGCGAAGAAGTCCTGCAAAATCAAGAAGGGGCAGCTAATTACTGTGAAGAACTCAGTGCAGGGGGATGCCATCGCTATGTTAATGGCCATGGAGCAGAGAGAAGATGCCAAAGTGTGGATTGGGCTGGAGCAACCGCCTAGAAGCAAATGTACAGACCTGCAACAGCCCCTGAGGGGCTTTACCTGGGTGACAGGGGACAGTCGTACTGACTACACCAACTGGAGGACTATTGAGCAGAAGTGTGATGCCACCCCTCTCTGCGTCACCGTGCGCAAAGATGGCACCTGGGAAGAGACCCTGTGCGAGAACAAGGCTGATGGCTACGTCTGTGAGATAAGTTATTCCTTACCCTGTTCTCCTCTTCTCTTACCTCCCTCCTACAGTGTCACCTATTACCACCTTGCCCTTGGAATTGGCAACATTGGCAATCCTGTTTTCCCACCTGGCACCATTGCAGAGATAGCAACATTCCCTAATATTACCAAACTGACTTGTGAAGATAAACGTGATGGGACAGTGGCTTGGAGTATGGAGACCCCCGGTGCCTGGAGCTGTCTGGTAGAGAATGGGGGCTGTGAGCATGATTGTATAGTAGTCTCTGAGATGGCAGAATGCAAGTGTCCTTCAGgatcagagctgaaagctgacctCAGGGGCTGCACCAAACCCTGTGACCCCAATCCCTGCAGCCAACACTGTATCCCAAGCCCAGACCCCCCAGGCTTCTTCTGTATGTGCTCTGAGGGCTATATACTAGCAGCTGATAGCAAAACATGTGAAGATATAGATGACTGTGCTGCCAATCCCAATATCTGTGAGCACCATTGCACCAATACTATTGGAGGCTTCATCTGTGGATGCCAACCAGGGTTTGAGATGGTTGAAGGAACCTGTGAACCTGGAGATACCTGCAGCCCTGAGTGTCTGGACATTGATGAGTGTGTCAACCCAACcactctgtgtgaacatggctgcgACAATTTCCCAGGAGGCTACAGCTGTGTCTGTGATGAAGGATTTGTCATTGATGATAAAAATCCCAATAAATGTAAGAGATTCTGCAACACCTCCTCCTGCAAGGCTGACTGTGATGACAACAACTATGACAGATGCCAATGCCCTGATGGCTACATAGTGGACCAAAGTGATGATGGAGAAAATATCTGCACTGATGTGGATGAGTGTGAGTCAGACAGGTGTGACTGGGATTGTACCAATACCTATGGCTCCTTCCTATGTACCTGCCCTCAGGGTTACACTGCCCTGGGGGATACATGTCTTCCACCACCTGAGGGATCAGGTGGAACAGAACCCCCATcagatacagcacccccagcctcaTCACCCACCAGCAGACCCCCAGACATCCACAGTCTGCAGCCAGCTATGCTACTGGGAATATGCATAGGGATTATATCCATGTTAACAGTCTTGTTAGCTATCCTCTGCCACATGCTGAGGAAGCATTACATAGAGGAACATGCCCTGGACTACAAGTGTAAGAACTCTGAGAAGGATGTGGTACTGCAACAGGTAGTGACAGAGCCCCAGCACAAACATTAG